A stretch of DNA from Desulfobacterales bacterium:
AAATACAACCATAATGTTAAAAATGCGAAACTCTTAATCAAAAACCAAGGAATAGTCTGTTTGTAAACATTTTATATGATAATTCTGAATATTTTAGACTATTTTTATACAAAATTATAAACTATAATTTGTTCCCTTGTTTATACACTAACATTTAAAGCAACGATTAAGCCTTTAAATGAACCTTTAGAATTAAAGTCACCGCAGTATTCAGTTTTTAAACAAATACGATATTCTTTTACTATTCAAAATAATACAAACAAGGCAATCAATGATGCAGAATTTTTAGCTTATGCTCCTGTAAAAAAAACATCTAATCAAATATGTAACAAAATTGAGGCATCATATCCTTTTCAGCTAATAGAAGATGATTTTGGTAATCAAGTGCTTCATTTTACTTTTAATATTATTCATCCTTTTGCATCGAAAATTGTAAATATTAAAGCTGAGCTTATGATGGCTGAAAAGCCAAATCCCTTGATTTTACCCAATCCAGCACTTTTTTTACAACCTGAGAATTACATAGAGTCCGATCATCCAGAAATTGTTAATTTAGCAAATACTTTTAAATCAAAAAAAAGTTTACAAGTAGCGAATAGTATTTTTAGTTTTGTATCGTCATATATTCAGCAGGATGGTTATATAAAAAACGAAAGAGGCGCATTATACGTATTTATTCACAAAAAAGGAGATTGTACAGAGTTTATGTATCTTTTTGTAGCTTTGTGTAGAGCAAACAATATTTCATCAAGACCAATTGCGGGATATGTTTGTCCTGAAAGCAAAATAGTAAATCCTGACGATTATCATAACTGGGCTGAGTTCTATTTAGACGGTTCATGGCATATATCTGATCCTCAAAAGAAAATTTTTATGCGAAATGCTGTAGATTATATTGCAGTAAAAATTATTAGTTCATCTAATATTGAAAAACAATTAGATTTTAATCGATTTCAATTAAAAGATAAAGGCCTGACTGCTAAAATGAACATTTAATATAAATGAATTATCTGGTTTGTCCTATTAAATTAATATTTTCTTGGAGGAAATTAAATGAAATTACAAAATAAAAGTATATTTTTAGCAATTGCGTTATTATTGCTATCATCATTCTCTTTTGCATCAGATGATTCCCTTTGTGCTGTCGTTAAAATTGAAATAAAACAGGAATTGACATTAGAACGTCAAGCATTTAATGCTCATATGAGAATAAATAATGGACTCACACATTTAAGTATAGAAAATGTGAAAATTGATGTTCATTTTGCTGATAAAGATGGGCAAGAAATTATAGCAACTTCAGATCCGACTAATACTGATGCTCTTTTTTTTATCCGTTTAGATTCTATGACCAACATAGACGATATAAGCGGTTCTGGATTAATTTCTCCATCAACTTCAGCGGATATTAATTGGCTTATAATTCCAACCACTGGCGCGGCAAAAGGAGAAGTTTTTGGAACCCTTTATTATGTAGGTGCTACTTTAACTTATGATATTGGAGGAGAGCAAAATATTACTAAAGTTAGCCCAGATTATATTTATGTAAAACCGCTTCCAGAACTTACCTTAGATTATTTTTTACCCCATGATGTTTATGGCGATGATGCTTTCACTTCTGAAATTGAGACTCCAATTCCATTTCCTCTTGGTTTAAGAGTTAAAAATAGTGGATTGGGAAGTGCTAAATCTTTAAAAATTGAGTCAGCACAACCTAAAATTATAGAAAATAAACAAGGATTACTCATTGGTTTTGCAATTGAAAGTTGTAAAACCAACGGAAATATTTCTAATGATAGTCTTCTTGCAGATTTCGGAATAATCGAACCTAATTCATGCGGAACGTCAAGTTGGATTATGACGTGTAGCTTATCAGGCAGATTTATAGATTTTACAGCCGAATTTACGCATTCTGATGAACTTGGAGGAGAACTTACATCACTAATAAAAGAAGTAAATACTCATTTTCTTATCAAAGACGTTTTAGTAGATATTCCAGGTAGAGATAAAATTGATGATTTTTTAACTAAAGATGGAAGTGATTACAAAATCTATGAATCTGAAAATATTGACACAGTTGTGTCAGATCAATCAGCTTATTCTACAATCAATTTAAAAGGTAGTTATGGTTCTGAGGTTCATTATACTTTATCAACATCTTTAAAAGACGGATTTATATTTATAAAACTTTCAGATCCATCATCAGGAACAAAGATAATTAAGTCTGTTTATCGTTCTGATGGGAAATATATAAAAAAAACGAATGCCTGGCAATCTAAAACACGAAATAGTGATAATGGATGGGATTATTACATAAATCTTTTTGATGCAAATGCAAAAGATTCATACACTTTTATTTTTGAAGATGAAGCAGCAATACCAGCAGCTCCAGTTCTTCAATTTATTCCTGACAGGACTTGTATAGAGGGAGAAAATATATCTTTTATTGTGGAAGCATCAGATCCAAATGGTACTATTCCGTTATTAAGTGTTTCAAATCTTCCGGCCAGAGCTACCTTTATTGACCAAAAAAATGGAGTAGGTGTATTTGATTGGACTCCTAAAATTGGGCAATACGGAGTATACAACATTATATATAAAGCATTTGATGGAGTTTTAGAATCCTCAAAAAGGGCTATAATTAAAGTATATTCCGCTGATGATACAGATGGCGATAATATGAAAGATTCGTGGGAGCTTTTAAATTTTGGAACATTAGATAGAGATGGCTCTGGTGATTTCGATAATGATGGTATTTTGGATATTGACGAATATATAAATGGAACAAATCCTCTTGCTCCAGATCATGCTCCAACTCCACCAGTTATACAAAATCCTGTTGATAATTCCGAAGTGCAATCGCTTTCACCAGAGCTTACAATTTTCAATAGTTCAGACGAAGATTCAGATAATATTTTTTATGAATTTGAAGTTTATTCAGATATAAATATGGCTAACTTAATTGATAGTGCTCATAATATTACAGAAACTTCATGGAAAGTTAGCGTATTGCTTGAAGATAACCATTTGTATTTTTGGCGCGTAAGAGCTTTTGATGGAAAAAGCAATAGCATTTGGACTTATGGACGTTTTTTTGTAAATACATCAAATGATGCTCCTTCGGATTTTTATATCAGTACTCCCAGTAATAACACAAATGTCGATACTTTATATCCTATCCTTGAAGTTACAAATAGTAAAGATTTAGATGGAGATATTCTTACATATTCGTTTGAAATATTTGACAACATTAATATGACTAATCGAGTAGCTTTAATTTCTAATATTCCAGAAGGAACAACTGGATTCACTTCTTCTACTATTTCTCAATCATCTGGTTTACAGAATAATAAACAATATTATTTTAGAGCTATTGTGACTGATGAGCACGGTTTGCAGGCTTATAGCAATGTATCATCGTTTAATATTAATACTGAAAATGTGGCGCCATTGTGTCCGAACATTATTTTCCCAGAATCTAATAGAGAAATAGATACTGACTTTGTAGCTCTTACTGTTAATTCGTCTCAAGAAGTTTTTTATTATTTTGAAGTGGACCAAGTAAATACATTTGACAGTCCTTTAAAAATTGTATCTTCAGAAATACCATCAGGTGTTGGCAATACGGAATGGGATATTTTAAATCTTTCAAGTAATACTAAGTATTTTTGGCGTGTTAAAGCCATTAAAGACAGCTATGAAAGCCAATGGGTCAATGGTGAATTTTTTATTAATTTGTCTAATGATTATCCGAGTAATCCAACTGTAAACAATCCTGGTGAAAATTCATGGATAGATACTTTAAATCCGTTCCTAAAAGTAAATTCATCTATTGACCCAGATAATGACCAAATTTCTTATAAGTTTGAGATTTTTGAAGATGAAAATTTTGTAAATCTTGTCGTGCAAGGCGAAAGTTTTGATTTAGAATGGAAGGTTCCAGTAGAATTAAAAAATAAAACCCGCTATTATTGGAGAGCTCAAGCATTAGATGAGCATGGTCAAACCTCAGAATGGACGAATCTTTCTTCTTTTTTCGTAAGCACTAATAATACTGAACCACCTTCAAGTTTAACCATTAAAGTTAAAACAAGTAAGGGCAGCATTTTATCAGGAATAAAAGTTTATGCTTTTACAAGCACAGGTCATTACACGAATGTCAATTCAATTACTGATGATGATGGAATTGCTTTGTTTGAAATTTCTAATTTTACTCAAAATTCCTACAAATTTAGAGCTGATTACTTTGGTAATAAATTTTGGTCTGAATTAATTAATTTTCCTGTGTCAGCTCCAATCGAAATTATTATTGCAGAGGAAACAACATCCATAACCGTAAGCTCTAATCAAGGCATTATTGAGGGAGCAAAAGTATATCTTTTTAGTGAATCTGATGCTTATCTTGGAATTTATCAAATAACCGATGAAAACGGCATGGTATATTTTAATTTGCCGATAGATAAAAAGTTCAAATTTAGAGCTGATTACATGGGTAATAAATATTGGAGCGAAATTAGTCAAGTACAGCAAGGGAATAACTCTATTATGATTAATACAGGAGGCGGAATATTTAAAATAAAGGTACAGGAAAATCCTCAATCCCCCTTGCCAGACATAAAAGTGTATTTATTCAATGAAAATGATTCTTATCTTGGTGTCAATCAGATAAATAATTTAGATGGTATAGTTGAATTTGACGTATCTGAAGGTGTTTATAAAGTAAGAGCTGACTATCTTGGCTATAAATATTGGAGTTCAGACGTATCTGTAAATCAAAATACAGATATAGAACTAAACATTCCACACAAAGACGTAAATGTAACAATTAATTCGAAATTTCAAGGGGAGTATTATTCATTAGAGGGGGTAAAAGTGTATCTTTTTACACCATCGGGCTCTTATATGAACAAAAACTTTATAACCGATTCAAATGGTATAGTAACATTCCATATTCCTGATAATGTCTATAAAGTTAGAGCGGATTATTTAGGAAAACAGTATTGGTCTGTTGAATTTACAGGAATTGATGTTTCAGTAAATATTCCAATTACAGAAGCTGAAGTAACTGTAATTGCAAATAACTCTCCAATTGGAGGCATAAAAGTTTATGTATTTTCTGAAACTGGATCGTATTTAGGAAAAACAGATATTACTGATATTAATGGCAAAGTTAAATTTTTACTTCCAGAGGGCAATTATAAATTTAGAGCTGATTACCAAAATAATAAATATTGGAGTTCCATCGAAATATTATCAACTGAAAGTTTAAATGAAATACAAATTTCAGCTGGTGGAGGAACTTTTGCTCTTCGTGTTCTTAAAGATACAGACATTCCTCTTGTCGGTGTAAAATGCTATGCTTTCAGTGGTTCTGGATCGTATCTTAATTTTAATAATGTTACTGATAATAATGGACAGGTATTTTTTAGTCTTTCTGACGGAATTCGTAAATTCAGAGTTGATTATCTTGGGTACAAATATTGGACTGATGATTATGAAATTCCAACAAGTCTTTCTGGAGAGCTTATTATTCCTCATAAAAATATAAACATTTTAGTGAATACTAATTTTCAAGGAGCATTCGAAGCTTTAGCAGGAATAAAAGTTTATTTGTTCACTCCACAAGATTCTTATATGGGTACATATCAAATAACCAATGAAAATGGACAAGTAATTTTTAATTTACCTGATAATATCTATAAAGTTAGAGCAGACTATCTTGATAATAAGTTCTGGTCTGATGAGTTTAAGTTTAATGGTACAAATGTACTCATTGAGCAAGGAATAGCTGATATTTATGTTAATGCGGATAGCTCTCCAGTTACTGGTGCAAAAATATATTTATTTAGTGAAGCTAATTCGTATCTTGGACAATATAAACTTACTGATTCATCTGGTAATGCTCAGTTTTTTTTGCCAAATCGTTCTTTTAAGTTCCGTATTGATAAAGGAGAAATTCAAAAATTTAGTTCTGTAGTCAATATTATATCTGGAGAACAAATAATCGTAAATGTAGATTTAGATTAGGAGAACAATTATGGAACGCATAAAAAGAATTACATCATCTATTTTTATTATCTTAATTGCGATGTCAGTTAATTCGATAGCAAGTGAAAAATCAATATACGGAAATTTAATAAGTATGGAATCAGTTATAAGGGATATAAATCAAAATACTAATATCATTCTTATAGATGTTCGAGATTCATCAAGTTTTAATGAGTTTAGAATTCCAGAATCAATTAATATCCCTATTTATTTCATTAAAACAAAGAATTTTCTTAAGTCAAAAAAAATAGTTTTAGTAGATAATGGATACGGATATCATTATTTAGACGAAGAATGTCGAAATCTTCAAAAATCTGGATTTCAAGTGTCAATTTTAAAAGGCGGGATATATGAATGGGTAGAAAAAAAAGCGCCAATAATCGGAAATATGGCAATAACATCTGAACTAAATAAAATTCCTTCGAATATTTTTTTTGAAGAAAAAGATTTTAATAGCTGGATTGTTATTAATATTTCCGAAAATGCATCTGAAAATTCAAAAAAATTGTTCCCTGATAGCATCCATATTCCATTGTCTAATGACTTAAAAAATTGGGCAAATCAATTAATGGATACGATAAAAGCTTACAATAATAACCCTTTTTTATCGTGCGTTTTATTTAATGACACAGGAAACGATTACGAAAAGGTTGAAAAAATAGTTTCAGAAAAAAATATAAAAAATTTATTTTATTTAAAAGGCGGACTTAAAGATTATACGACCTTTTTAGAAAATATAAAAATGTCTTTAAATGCAGTTTCTAAATCAACAATAAAACCGACAGAATGCCAACCTTGTAACCAAAATTTAAAATATTAAGCAATATTAAGCAATATTATAACACGGAGAGTTGAATAATGATAAAAAACAAGAAAATAGTATTAAAATCATTAATTTTTGTATTGTTATTTTTTGCGAATTGCTTTGGAGAAACGCAATTAACTGGAATAATAAGCCAAAATACAACATGGACACTTAGTGGCTCACCATATATTGTAAGTGGTAGCGTAACAATACAGCATAATGAAATAGGTCAAATAGCTACATTAACAATAGAGCCTGGTGTAGAAGTTCGTTTTAATCAGGTCGCTCGTTTAAACATAGGCGGAAACAGTGGTGGATCTGGAGCATTAATAGCTCAAGGAACTCAAGAGAACCCAATTATATTTACATCAAACAAACCTACTCCATCTAAAGGCGATTGGGAAGGCATAACTTTTTATAATACAAGTGATGATTCGTCAAGCATTATTGAGCATTGCATAATAGAATATTGTAGATCTTATGGAATATATATAAATAATGCATCTCCGACTATTCGTGATTCCATTATAAAAAATATTAGTAATTATGGTATTAATATCAACGCTGGTTCTCCGATTATATCAGGAAATGAAATTACCAACTGCACATCCTATGGAATATATGTCTCTAATTCGTCTGCTCCTCAATCAATTAGTAGCAATGTATTTAATGAAAATGGAAATTATGACATTTATCNNNNNNNNNNNNNNNNNNNNNNNNNNNNNNNNNNNNNNNNNNNNNNNNNNNNNNNNNNNNNNNNNNNNNNNNNNNNNNNNNNNNNNNNNNNNNNNNNNNTAACGAATTGCAGTGGTGGTGGAATTATTACAGGCAACTCAATAAAACATGGTATATTAACCTCAAATAGCAATGTCAATTTAAACTCAAATATTATAGTGTATAATGACAATTATCCTCTTCAAATAAATCCAGATAATGTTAATGAAATATTCACAAACAATACTGTAAGCGGGTTATCTGCAGAAAGTAGCATAAAAATAAATGGAGGAATATTATCTAAAGATGCTGTTTATCCGAATACAGTCACTTATGAAATTTTAGGAACTATAACAGTAAAAGGAACTGACGGACAAGACGGAATAACAACTTTAACTATAAATGAAGGAACTGTTTTCCGGTTTGCGGCAAGCAGTCAGCTTATAATTGGCGCATCATCAGGCGAAGGTGGAGCTCTTATAGCACGAGGAACTCAAGATAATCCAATTATATTTACATCAAACAAACCTACCCCATCTAAAGGCGATTGGGCAGGCATATTTTTTTATAACACAACGGACGACACTTCAAGTATAATTGATCATTGTATTATAGAATATTGCCATTCCTATGGAATATACACAAATAATGCTTCTCCGAGTATTCGTAATTCTATTATAAGAAACACTAATGGTTATGGTATAGCTATTGTCACTGCTTCTCCGTCTATTCTATGTAGTACAATCGTTGATAATGGCTATGGAATATATGTCTCAGGTAATTCTTATCCGATAATTGAAAATAATAATTTAATGCGAAATACACAGTATGGGATTTCTAGTTATTCTTCAATTATTGTAACAGCAAAAAATAATTGGTGGGGAGATGTAAACGGCCCAAACAATAC
This window harbors:
- a CDS encoding transglutaminase domain-containing protein — translated: MLHFTFNIIHPFASKIVNIKAELMMAEKPNPLILPNPALFLQPENYIESDHPEIVNLANTFKSKKSLQVANSIFSFVSSYIQQDGYIKNERGALYVFIHKKGDCTEFMYLFVALCRANNISSRPIAGYVCPESKIVNPDDYHNWAEFYLDGSWHISDPQKKIFMRNAVDYIAVKIISSSNIEKQLDFNRFQLKDKGLTAKMNI
- a CDS encoding Ig-like domain-containing protein; amino-acid sequence: MKLQNKSIFLAIALLLLSSFSFASDDSLCAVVKIEIKQELTLERQAFNAHMRINNGLTHLSIENVKIDVHFADKDGQEIIATSDPTNTDALFFIRLDSMTNIDDISGSGLISPSTSADINWLIIPTTGAAKGEVFGTLYYVGATLTYDIGGEQNITKVSPDYIYVKPLPELTLDYFLPHDVYGDDAFTSEIETPIPFPLGLRVKNSGLGSAKSLKIESAQPKIIENKQGLLIGFAIESCKTNGNISNDSLLADFGIIEPNSCGTSSWIMTCSLSGRFIDFTAEFTHSDELGGELTSLIKEVNTHFLIKDVLVDIPGRDKIDDFLTKDGSDYKIYESENIDTVVSDQSAYSTINLKGSYGSEVHYTLSTSLKDGFIFIKLSDPSSGTKIIKSVYRSDGKYIKKTNAWQSKTRNSDNGWDYYINLFDANAKDSYTFIFEDEAAIPAAPVLQFIPDRTCIEGENISFIVEASDPNGTIPLLSVSNLPARATFIDQKNGVGVFDWTPKIGQYGVYNIIYKAFDGVLESSKRAIIKVYSADDTDGDNMKDSWELLNFGTLDRDGSGDFDNDGILDIDEYINGTNPLAPDHAPTPPVIQNPVDNSEVQSLSPELTIFNSSDEDSDNIFYEFEVYSDINMANLIDSAHNITETSWKVSVLLEDNHLYFWRVRAFDGKSNSIWTYGRFFVNTSNDAPSDFYISTPSNNTNVDTLYPILEVTNSKDLDGDILTYSFEIFDNINMTNRVALISNIPEGTTGFTSSTISQSSGLQNNKQYYFRAIVTDEHGLQAYSNVSSFNINTENVAPLCPNIIFPESNREIDTDFVALTVNSSQEVFYYFEVDQVNTFDSPLKIVSSEIPSGVGNTEWDILNLSSNTKYFWRVKAIKDSYESQWVNGEFFINLSNDYPSNPTVNNPGENSWIDTLNPFLKVNSSIDPDNDQISYKFEIFEDENFVNLVVQGESFDLEWKVPVELKNKTRYYWRAQALDEHGQTSEWTNLSSFFVSTNNTEPPSSLTIKVKTSKGSILSGIKVYAFTSTGHYTNVNSITDDDGIALFEISNFTQNSYKFRADYFGNKFWSELINFPVSAPIEIIIAEETTSITVSSNQGIIEGAKVYLFSESDAYLGIYQITDENGMVYFNLPIDKKFKFRADYMGNKYWSEISQVQQGNNSIMINTGGGIFKIKVQENPQSPLPDIKVYLFNENDSYLGVNQINNLDGIVEFDVSEGVYKVRADYLGYKYWSSDVSVNQNTDIELNIPHKDVNVTINSKFQGEYYSLEGVKVYLFTPSGSYMNKNFITDSNGIVTFHIPDNVYKVRADYLGKQYWSVEFTGIDVSVNIPITEAEVTVIANNSPIGGIKVYVFSETGSYLGKTDITDINGKVKFLLPEGNYKFRADYQNNKYWSSIEILSTESLNEIQISAGGGTFALRVLKDTDIPLVGVKCYAFSGSGSYLNFNNVTDNNGQVFFSLSDGIRKFRVDYLGYKYWTDDYEIPTSLSGELIIPHKNINILVNTNFQGAFEALAGIKVYLFTPQDSYMGTYQITNENGQVIFNLPDNIYKVRADYLDNKFWSDEFKFNGTNVLIEQGIADIYVNADSSPVTGAKIYLFSEANSYLGQYKLTDSSGNAQFFLPNRSFKFRIDKGEIQKFSSVVNIISGEQIIVNVDLD
- a CDS encoding rhodanese-like domain-containing protein, which produces MERIKRITSSIFIILIAMSVNSIASEKSIYGNLISMESVIRDINQNTNIILIDVRDSSSFNEFRIPESINIPIYFIKTKNFLKSKKIVLVDNGYGYHYLDEECRNLQKSGFQVSILKGGIYEWVEKKAPIIGNMAITSELNKIPSNIFFEEKDFNSWIVINISENASENSKKLFPDSIHIPLSNDLKNWANQLMDTIKAYNNNPFLSCVLFNDTGNDYEKVEKIVSEKNIKNLFYLKGGLKDYTTFLENIKMSLNAVSKSTIKPTECQPCNQNLKY
- a CDS encoding right-handed parallel beta-helix repeat-containing protein, whose translation is MIKNKKIVLKSLIFVLLFFANCFGETQLTGIISQNTTWTLSGSPYIVSGSVTIQHNEIGQIATLTIEPGVEVRFNQVARLNIGGNSGGSGALIAQGTQENPIIFTSNKPTPSKGDWEGITFYNTSDDSSSIIEHCIIEYCRSYGIYINNASPTIRDSIIKNISNYGININAGSPIISGNEITNCTSYGIYVSNSSAPQSISSNVFNENGNYDIY